A single Tenacibaculum sp. Bg11-29 DNA region contains:
- a CDS encoding ABC transporter substrate-binding protein codes for MNKKSVNPSYKKIISLVPSQTELLVDLGLEDSIVGVTKFCIHPINLRKNKTIIGGTKNIKLDKIKKLNPDIILCNKEENTKEIVEACLQIAPTHVSDIFTLDDSKKLIKEYGDIFSCKTQAQIIIKKLDSEILQFQKFIKNKRERTVAYFIWKNPWMVAANNTFINHLIELNNFKNIYKNLNRYPEIELQDIKKGNPNLILLSSEPFPFKEKHINEIASHATQSKVILVDGEMFSWYGSRLLKAFDYFKKLHNSI; via the coding sequence ATGAATAAAAAAAGTGTAAACCCCTCTTATAAAAAAATCATTTCATTAGTTCCAAGTCAAACAGAATTACTGGTTGATTTAGGGCTTGAAGACTCTATTGTTGGTGTTACAAAATTTTGTATACATCCAATAAACTTAAGAAAAAATAAAACAATTATTGGTGGAACAAAAAATATTAAACTTGATAAAATAAAAAAATTAAACCCAGATATTATTCTTTGTAATAAAGAAGAAAATACGAAAGAAATTGTTGAAGCTTGTCTACAAATTGCACCTACACATGTTTCAGATATTTTTACGCTTGATGATTCTAAAAAACTTATAAAGGAATATGGCGATATTTTTTCTTGTAAGACGCAAGCTCAAATCATCATTAAAAAATTAGATTCTGAAATTTTACAATTTCAGAAATTCATTAAAAACAAAAGAGAGAGAACAGTTGCTTATTTTATTTGGAAAAATCCATGGATGGTTGCTGCAAATAACACTTTTATTAACCACCTTATTGAGCTAAATAATTTTAAAAATATTTACAAGAACTTAAACCGTTATCCTGAAATTGAACTACAGGATATTAAAAAAGGAAATCCTAATTTAATTTTACTCTCATCTGAACCTTTTCCTTTTAAAGAAAAACACATTAATGAAATAGCATCTCACGCCACTCAATCAAAAGTAATTTTGGTAGATGGAGAAATGTTTTCTTGGTACGGCAGCAGATTACTAAAAGCTTTTGATTATTTTAAAAAACTACACAATAGTATTTGA